The Spiroplasma clarkii genome has a window encoding:
- the pgsA gene encoding CDP-diacylglycerol--glycerol-3-phosphate 3-phosphatidyltransferase: protein MNWANRITLFRIILLPAIVVLMMLHDFNGSVPSFFGVWNQTIGAGNYQLPVAYLVAGILFILASLSDALDGYIARKHHLVTTFGKFFDAIADKLLTNSVLVMFTIANIIPAWICIILICRDFLIDVVRQVLAKANVVMAANKLGKYRAAFEMLGLTILFFLGSQMFDGTAQMYGEYGWLNQIVMIPMYIATVLSIISAANYIYLNRKTLLDTGLEKTTVKDKAKKSKDTETKVRGNKDE, encoded by the coding sequence ATGAATTGAGCAAACCGCATCACTTTATTTAGAATCATTTTACTACCAGCAATTGTAGTTTTAATGATGTTGCACGATTTTAATGGTTCAGTTCCAAGTTTTTTTGGGGTTTGAAACCAAACAATTGGAGCTGGCAATTACCAACTACCAGTTGCTTATTTAGTTGCAGGGATTTTATTTATTTTAGCATCATTAAGTGATGCACTTGATGGATACATTGCTAGAAAACACCATCTAGTTACAACTTTTGGTAAGTTCTTTGATGCAATTGCAGATAAATTATTAACAAATTCGGTATTAGTTATGTTTACAATTGCCAATATAATTCCAGCCTGAATATGTATTATTTTAATTTGTCGAGATTTTTTGATAGACGTAGTTCGTCAAGTGCTTGCTAAAGCAAATGTTGTTATGGCTGCTAATAAGTTAGGAAAATATCGTGCAGCATTTGAAATGTTAGGTTTAACCATTTTATTTTTCTTAGGTTCACAAATGTTTGATGGAACAGCTCAGATGTATGGTGAATATGGGTGATTAAACCAAATTGTTATGATTCCAATGTATATTGCCACAGTTTTATCAATAATTTCAGCAGCAAATTACATTTATTTGAACAGAAAAACTTTATTAGATACAGGTTTAGAAAAAACAACAGTAAAAGATAAAGCAAAAAAATCTAAAGATACAGAAACTAAAGTAAGAGGCAATAAGGATGAGTAA
- a CDS encoding ATP-binding cassette domain-containing protein, whose protein sequence is MAEKQAIVVTDLNKKFKSGYGIENINLVVKPGKVFGYLGPNGAGKSTTIRTIMGFIKPDSGNSKIMSSKLNPHNVEDIISYDSWTDGDKIQKVIGYVPGEIAFPEFMTGIELLKMVFRLRNMTDWEDVKKYIYYWEFDPNLKIKKMSKGMKQKLALCIAWMHNPDIIILDEPTSGLDPLMQEKFVSLMKQSKEAGKAVIMSSHIFSEIEKTCDYVSIIKHGKIVSTIDINDIKYNSEKVYEIKFKTAPSAEFLNSKTFKLKEQISSTLIVNVLNQDINDFISLLAKQDLEFFKEHPLDLEEYFMKYYQNEIKTDVIEKIENYSESVKQKNSKISFELMRHSFKKSIILWTFLCTLLLFFTSILFISMKVENVFDIDPSNPEAAYEISQIMGIIIPMLVGNLGYILMVIYILVSSTALVATEVERGTMVNLLTTNQSRKSVILTKMSTFIILILSSALLQTIVTYIFIYAFGIQNYINLGWVGLGFIGSFLLLFFVGGIGILFSTTFNKTALSLATTGAIIIISFVLNQVSGTPQTEWLKYFSINTLFNLSEISSPSDLGSYLGQYIFLGLGGAAMYVGSYFIFTKKDLPL, encoded by the coding sequence ATGGCAGAAAAACAAGCAATCGTTGTCACTGACTTAAATAAAAAATTTAAATCAGGATACGGTATTGAAAATATAAACTTGGTTGTTAAACCTGGAAAAGTATTTGGTTACTTAGGACCAAATGGTGCTGGAAAATCAACAACCATTAGAACAATTATGGGTTTCATTAAACCCGATTCAGGGAACTCAAAAATTATGAGTTCAAAATTAAATCCACATAATGTGGAAGATATCATTAGTTATGATTCATGAACTGATGGTGACAAAATTCAAAAAGTAATTGGTTATGTTCCTGGGGAAATTGCTTTTCCAGAATTTATGACTGGAATTGAATTATTAAAAATGGTTTTTAGATTAAGAAATATGACTGACTGAGAAGATGTAAAAAAATACATCTACTATTGAGAATTTGATCCTAATTTAAAAATTAAAAAAATGTCAAAAGGTATGAAGCAAAAATTAGCATTATGTATTGCCTGAATGCACAATCCAGACATCATTATCTTAGATGAACCAACATCAGGTTTAGATCCATTAATGCAAGAAAAATTTGTAAGTCTTATGAAACAATCAAAAGAAGCTGGCAAAGCTGTAATTATGTCTTCACATATTTTTTCTGAAATTGAAAAAACTTGTGATTATGTTTCAATTATTAAACATGGAAAAATTGTTTCAACAATTGATATTAATGACATTAAATATAATAGTGAAAAGGTTTATGAGATTAAATTTAAAACAGCACCAAGTGCAGAGTTTTTAAATTCAAAAACCTTCAAGTTAAAAGAGCAAATTAGTAGTACACTTATCGTGAATGTTTTAAATCAAGACATTAATGATTTCATTAGTTTGCTTGCAAAACAAGATTTGGAATTCTTCAAAGAACATCCATTAGACTTAGAAGAATACTTTATGAAATATTATCAAAATGAAATTAAAACTGATGTGATTGAGAAAATTGAAAACTACAGTGAAAGTGTCAAACAAAAAAATTCAAAAATTTCATTTGAATTAATGCGTCACTCTTTTAAGAAGTCAATTATACTATGAACTTTTTTATGCACTCTGCTTCTATTTTTTACAAGCATTCTATTCATTTCAATGAAAGTTGAGAATGTCTTTGACATTGATCCATCAAATCCAGAGGCAGCTTATGAAATTTCACAAATTATGGGAATAATTATTCCTATGTTGGTAGGAAATCTAGGTTATATCCTTATGGTGATCTATATTTTAGTTTCTTCAACAGCCTTAGTGGCAACTGAAGTTGAGAGAGGTACCATGGTCAACCTACTAACCACAAACCAATCAAGAAAATCAGTTATCTTAACAAAAATGTCAACATTTATTATTCTAATTTTATCAAGTGCACTCTTGCAAACAATAGTAACCTACATTTTCATATATGCATTTGGTATACAAAATTATATTAACTTAGGCTGAGTTGGACTTGGATTCATAGGCTCATTCTTATTATTATTCTTTGTTGGTGGAATTGGTATTTTATTTAGTACTACTTTTAATAAAACAGCATTATCTCTTGCAACAACTGGGGCAATCATTATTATCTCATTTGTTTTAAATCAAGTATCAGGAACACCTCAAACAGAGTGATTGAAATACTTCTCAATCAATACTTTGTTTAACTTATCTGAAATTTCTTCACCCTCAGATTTGGGTAGTTACTTAGGACAATACATCTT